In one window of Erythrolamprus reginae isolate rEryReg1 chromosome 1, rEryReg1.hap1, whole genome shotgun sequence DNA:
- the CKAP2 gene encoding cytoskeleton-associated protein 2, with protein MQDKENANISTCIWNEGDRILESTFVSPKILNSPVLKQINANYNSPNNTTVANPESVAVKSKVMSFTQTFLEKENIKKQIKADISNSVPRPSEKHKPGSYQGKIVSSKVNSFRKVPANEPRNSLPALSKSRVKSTTTKTSIKDTKVTGNADASKALNSAPFQTSTVRVSVYHPKTIMNHEKQSINGGTENTGKTQKNSFSNQKSLLKTVPVNANNSGPKTKKLASSKMVGGSLKVPLSESHATTSASKSMNKKAPTSLDVRRLQLAEWQASKGIKKVQNTIPANSQPKKATCQQTKEDPPESYWATLVEEDEQGILSDKINKTLGECVDLIEKGHVDETVSSILEKLIVKMPEAKKFAKYWVCQMRLEQFCSTEKVINIYENAILAGAQPKDVLRRTLRDVLKARQDLPITDECVKEENTIKPEGPAETEIEEAFKEASLNNEVEHSNEAFQESTEMCSKIKEDSPKKKKNRNKEQMQKDVKNEETATNVEKDKILEIQTPENEKGSYLIKYNLSTTSHLESTKKRLQCEDSTIKHLKFLTPVRRSCRIYENADKLPRILKEHSPCVSSLEQLGELGDEGTGFIYRPNNALKTVNTPTISQQEQSRE; from the exons ATG caagaCAAAGAAAATGCCAACATATCTACCTGTATATGGAATGAGGGAGATAGAATACTTGAAAGCACTTTTGTTTCCCCTAAAATCTTAAATTCTCCTGTATTGAAACAAATTAACGCAAATTATAATTCTCCAAACAATACGACAGTAGCAAATCCTGAATCTGTAGCAGTAAAATCCAAGGTTATGTCATTTACTCAGACCTTTctagaaaaagaaaacataaagaaGCAGATAAAAGCAGATATCTCCAATTCTGTTCCACGTCCTTCAGAGAAACATAAACCTGGCTCATATCAGGGCAAAATAGTTTCTTCTAAGGTAAACTCCTTCAGAAAAGTTCCAGCAAATGAACCTAGAAATTCTCTTCCTGCTCTGTCTAAATCGAGAGTAAAGTCAACTACAACTAAGACAAGCATAAAGGATACTAAAGTCACTGGCAACGCTGATGCTTCTAAGGCCCTAAATTCCGCTCCTTTTCAGACCAGTACTGTGAGAGTTTCTGTTTATCATCCCAAAACTATTATGAATCATGAGAAACAATCTATTAATGGTGGCACAGAGAATACTGGCAAAACCCAAAAGAACTCTTTCAGCAATCAGAAATCATTATTAAAGACTGTTCCAGTCAATGCTAATAATTCTGGCCCAAAGACAAAGAAGCTTGCTTCATCTAAAATGGTTGGTGGAAGCCTAAAAGTGCCACTTTCTGAAAGTCATGCTACTACATCAGCTTCAAAATCGATGAACAAAAAAGCTCCGACATCTCTAGATGTGAGAAG ACTTCAGCTAGCTGAATGGCAGGCTTCAAAAGGGATAAAGAAGGTACAGAACACCATACCTGCAAATAGCCAGCCTAAAAAAGCAACATGTCAGCAAACTAAAGAAGACCCCCCTGAATCCTATTGGGCTACTCTTGTTGAAGAAGACGAACAAGGAATACTTAGTGATAAGATCAACAAGACACTTGGAGAATGTGTGGATCTCATTGAAAAG GGCCATGTAGATGAAACAGTCAGTTCTATTTTGGAAAAGCTGATAGTGAAAATGCCAGAAGCCAAAAAGTTTGCTAAGTATTGGGTGTGCCAGATGCGTCTTGAACAGTTTTGCTCCACAGAAAAAGTAATAAACATTTATGAAAATGCAATTCTTGCAGGAGCGCAG CCTAAGGATGTGTTGCGTCGTACACTTCGAGATGTTTTAAAGGCTAGACAAGATCTTCCAATAACTGATG AATGTGTGAAGGAAGAAAACACAATAAAACCTGAGGGACCAGCTGAAACTGAGATAGAAGAGGCTTTCAAGGAAGCCAGTTTGAATAATGAGGTGGAGCACAGTAATGAAGCTTTTCAAGAATCAACAGAAATGTGCTCAAAAATCAAAGAAGACTCtcctaagaaaaaaaagaacagaaataaaGAACAGATGCAGAAAGATgtaaaaaatgaagaaacagcTACCAATGTAGAGAAAGATAAAATCCTAGAGATTCAAACGCCTGAAAATGAAAAAGGatcatatttaataaaatataatttgtcAACGACTTCCCATTTGGAAAG CACAAAGAAAAGATTGCAATGTGAAGATTCTACAATTAAACATCTGAAATTCTTAACACCTGTGAGACGGTCCTGCCGCATCTATGAAAATGCAGATAAGTTACCAAGAATACTGAAAGAACATAGCCCTTGTGTCTCTTCGCTTGAACAGCTTGGAGAATTGGGAGATGAAGGCACTGGTTTCATCTACAGACCAAACAATGCATTGAAAACGGTCAACACTCCAACTATCAGTCAACAGGAGCAAAGCAGAGAATGA